The Eublepharis macularius isolate TG4126 chromosome 12, MPM_Emac_v1.0, whole genome shotgun sequence genomic sequence TGCAAATGATAGAGTGGAGGGAGTTATTTTTGAATGAAATATACTGCAAAGAAAGGCATGATATGTTAGTAAGCCAATATTTTATTATGTACCTTTGTAGTATGCAAGAAGACCCAAATAAATCCATCTTAAATAATTTTCATCATATAGTAGTGAGGGGATGGGATCTTTAAACATAAAGGATTGGATGCAATTAGCATTTCCACAGATGAAAAAAAAGAAGGGGTTCCTCTTTGACCACTTAAAAGGGCTATGCTGAGgattatgggacctgcatggacaaaaaatATGTAGGATGGAGGTTGTAGTAAAGAGGAGAATTTGGTGAGCATCTGTCAAAAAGATGTCAGTATGATGGAATAATGGCATATCAATGTCCAGGTATATGCACATACACCACAGATCACAGTTGAGATTGCACATGTAATAGACAGGAGGGGGAATTATTTCAGTGCATATAGCACTGGATATAGCAGATCAGCAATTTGGTGATGTTCACATCAATTCAATTGTTTGGCTTGATTCATACATAATGTGAAAAGATTATTTAAAAACTACAATAATAAAAGGTGGTATCTGTTTGTCCATCTGTTTACCAagaaacagagagccagtttggtatagtggttaagagcagcaggactctaatctggagaaccactcctctgcttgaagccagctggggtgaccttaggtcagtcatagcttctcagagctctcagccctactcacctcacatgatgattgttatgaggataataataacacactttgtaaaccactctgattgtggcattaagttgttctgaaggacggtatataaattaaatgttgttgttattataaagttGGAAGGCTCAAAACTGGCTACCTGCTTCAGGAGGATGATGGAAGTTGCAAttcaaaaaataaaaggaattgcGAGATCCTGGTCCAGGTTATCTCCAGAAGCCCTTCAACACTTTTTTGCAATGGACACAAAGGCTATCTGTTTGTTGCAGGCATTGCTTATCCAAAAATAAAGCTGGGCTAGGCTTTTCAAAACTGGTCACCAGCTTCAGGATAATCATGGTCAGAACCTTCTTACTGCCCCAACATGGTATGTTAATGGAAGCTAAGGCTTCTTTTTGTTGAAGATGTAACATCAGAAATAAGGCTAGGAGTCTCAACCATACCCCACAGCTTCAGGGTGATGATTATGGGACTTGCAGCATAAAAAATGAATGGAATTGGAACATCTGGCCCATGTAATGTCAAGACTCCTCACTCATGCTGTTTGTAATAGAAACTGGAGTCCTTTGTTGTGACAGGTATAGCTCATCATGAAATGGAGCTAGGGATCCCAAAATTTGGTGTCCTTTTCAGGATGATGATGGAACTTGTGCTGCCAAAACCAAAGGGGATTGGAACATCCTAGCAAAGTTTAGCTCCCAAGCATCCCTTTTCTATCTGCACTGGAAGCAAAAGTTCACTTACAAGAAGCCAGCAAAGGAGGgcagctgggtgatgttggggcaatcacacactctcagcctaatgtacctcacagggttgttgtagtgaGAAGACAATGGAGAGAAAAAGAACTTTTGGTCTATACTTGGGAGAAACACAACACACAgagggagggtggaaaatattCTTTCATTTACAAAAGAAGGAAGGTTGATACCATCCTGAAGCTATCAGTGCCCGTGTAGTATAGAGGTTAGACTACTGGACTAGGATCAAGGTGATTCAAGTTGGAATCTCCCCTTGGCTGCTAAAGATTGCTagctaaccttgggccagtcacacattctcagcctaacttacctcatatgTTTTTGTCAGTCTAAAATGAAGAAGCAGCTGTGGGGAGAAAGGccagaaacagcattttgttATCAATCTAATTTTTGTTACAGATACTAAAAAAGGATGATTGCTTTGGCTGTTGCTTCATCTGGAATTGCTGCAACTCTTTCAACAGGAGGCAGAACTGTTCATTCAATATTCAGTTATGATGAACAGAGCAAGCCATGGGGTTCGTGAGTGGAGCAAGCAAGCACACTTCTAGTGGTTAATATGTGAAACAAGCATACAGTGATCATTCATCACCTTCACTCTTTCTTTGTAGACATTAAGTGTTAAGGACTCATTTACTTAATACTGGACCCGAGGTGGGTAACAGTAATAAATTCATCACAATATTACATAATGCTAAGAAAACAGAATTCGTGCAGCCAACACTATACTGTGACAACCTCAAAACAAAATTACTTTTTGTATGAAAATATTCTCCTGCCTAATGTTCTCCTCAGTGCACCTTTTACCTCCTTGTTTCTCAAGCTGTATATGATGGGATTTAACATGGGGGTTATGACAGTGTAGGAAAGAGACAGAATCTTCTTCATATCTGGAGAGTAGGTAGATTTAGGTCTGAAGTACGTTGATGTGGCTGTGCCATAAAACAGAGTAACCACCACAAGATGAGATGAACATGTTGAGAAGGCTTTGTGCCTGCCCTCTGCCGATGGCATTCTCAGAATAGTAGTGATAATGCGGATGTAAGTGAGTAGAAtcaaaagaaaaggaaacatgATGAAGAGTACTGTGGCCGTGAGAGCTTCAATTTCAAACATGTAGGTATCAGCACAGGCCAGTTCTAGTACTGGAGGACTGTCGCAAAAGAAGTGATTGACTCTGTTAGGTCCACAAAACGGCAAGCTGAATATCCATGTAGTCTGGACAGTAGACACAGGGAAACCTGAGAACCATGAAATACCAGCCAGATGGAAGCAAGCTCTTCTGTTCATGATATCTGGATAGCGTAATGGGTTGCAGATGGCAATGTAACGATCATATGCCATTGCAGCAAGAAGGCAGCACTCAGCAGcaccaaagaagaagaagaagtacaTTTGTGTAGCACAGCCAGCATAGGAGATGGTCTTGTTCTCTGTTAAGAAATTCACCAACATCTTTGGAACAATGACCAAATTGAAGCAGATTTCCAAGGAAGACAAATTCCgaaggaagaagtacatgggacTCTGAAGGGCAGAGTCTATGGTTGTGATGAGAATGATGAGGATATTTCCAGTCAAAGTTATGGTATAAACCAGAAGGAAGATGATGAAAAGGGGAGCCTGGAGTTCAGGATGATTGGAAAACCCAACAAGAATGAATTCGGTAACACTGGTCTGATTCTCTTTGGTTATTATCATTTGCTCCATCTGTCTCAGAGTGTCTGGATGAGTGATAAATGGTTTATTGTACTGGTGGTTGTTATGTGGCTCTACCATTCTTCATCCATTCACTTGCCACATTTCTATTAACACATGTTACAGAAACCAATCAAGAATGATTTTAGAAGATATGGATAATGTAGAACCGTGGGATGTATTAAACAGGACTCTTGAGACttcttaaatattttatttattttattgcttgcCTTTCTCTTGATCAATCAATATTTAGAGTATTAATCTTCTCATCCTTTTTATCCTTCTCTTTTATCAGAATGGGACAGCAATCCCTAGAACCCATACTTAAcataaacacaataaaaataaaataatatattagAGGGTTAGATGAAGATCTGTTCACTCCCATGCTAAGAACATTTTCAGCaaaattcattatatttttatagTAATTGAAGGAAAACCCATTCAAAACATAATGTGTCTAGGTTACGATGGTTTTTGtgtattttccgggctgtatcgccgtgttcttgtcattgtagttcctgacgtttcgccagcagctgtgactggcatcttcagaggggtagcaccgaaagacagagatcactcAGTCTTGACACTGattgatctctgtctttcagtgctacatctctgaagatgccagtcacagctgctggcgaaacgtcaggaactacaatgacaagaacacggcaatacaacccggaaaatacacaacaaccatcgttctccagccgtgaaagccttcaacaatgcgTCTAGGTTATGTTGCTACACTGACAGCACCTGAGTACAATTAAATGTGAGTCAAAGAAGTTCCATATAACAGAAATGCTCCACTTCTGAATTCACCTAAATTTCATAATACACATTCTTCACTATCTGCTTTGGCAATATATGTCTGTTGCCATCAGTTTGTTCTTACAGGGATGAAATATGCTGAACAGATTGTTTTCCAGCATGCAGTTGTTCAATACACATCTGTGAGTAAATTTATCATTTCTCTTCAATTCGGTTTTTTCAAAACTTCATAAATTCctcatttttcaaaaagaaaatcacTGTATTAATGTCAGCTCTTCATGTTGTAGAAAAACATGTTGTAGAATAACAATAGGGCATTTTTTCCACTTGGTCTCCCACAAAAGTCCAGCAGTACTCCTTATTCAATGCTAGTTAAAAACAACTTCTATAATAATGCATGACTTGGACCTACAGGAGAATCTTCATGGATGAAGGGGATGTGATTTTTtccaattttaatttaatttaattttaatttattacatttatattctaccctccctgcttttgcaggctcagggcggataacagaaatacaaatatcaaatgccattaaaaattttaaaaatattacatctaacacactacatctaatcaattaaaattacaactatgcaaatatataaatgtcgtatatttacatataaataattaaaagcagcatATAATATAGATTTGGCGTTCTGtaccccctcctcctgccccccATGGACAACCAGCTTCTCCCTGTCTCTGAGGAGCAGGATTTGGAGAACATTTTGGGCTGCAACACAAAGAGGAAGATGAAAAAATTGATCCCTACTGATGGGaaccttcaaaaaaaaaaaaaccctctcactTTTTCTCCAAACACATGGGAtgtatttggatttttaaaaaaaaataacgtaCTGGTGTTCAGCAATACTTTCAAAATCATACCATTGCATCCTCATGAAAAATGCACAGGCATCTGCAAACCAATCTTTATCCTCCAAACAATACTTCCCTTGCATGCCATCACACCATCACATaactaaaccaaaaccaaaaaaacccacaacctTTATAAAATAAACCCTGTTTATTCCACTGCATCTGTCTTCAGATAATGTGCATAGAGTGTTGGTGAAGAGGAACCCTCACACCTCCTACATGCATTTGTCCAACTGGACACACTGCAATGTTGCCTAAACAGTGTGCACATTGGCCTTATCCCTGGCATCCCTCTGCCACTCAGCAGTGGCAGTGGGATGCCAATGCTGAGGGGAAAAACAATGGTAGGGAAGGGGGTTAAGCCGTGATTAGCTTGCCATTCCAGTGCTGAGAGTGGGCATGCTCCTATGAGAAGGGCTTGTTCATTAGCCCACAGTTCATGTTATCCTCAGTGTTTCTGGTTTTAGAAGGCTTCAAGGTAATTtgcatgtacatatacatacGTCTATTTGATTCCTCTCTCAATATGGATCCTCTGCTCATTTTGGTTGATTTGGAGCAAATTCATTAAAACCTCTCAGCCTATGCATCCATTTCAACCTTCCCATTTAAAAGTTTTCTACAGCTGTCATTCTAAggagatctctgcttttcccacTCTTGTCTGCTTTGCACAATCTCACCTGTCTATTCATCTTTTACCCACGTTGCTTTCTTCTGCATCCTCTCCCTTTTTTGCACCCTTCTTCTAGATGACCCATCTCTCTAGCCACACCTTCCCCACACTCTCCTTGCTACTACTTCAGCAGCCATGTGGCCTTTCTTAACTTCTAAGTCTACAAATATATTGGAATGGTGAGGTGGCATACCAGGCTATCTTTGTTCAGATTCCATGTGGGGAGTACTCTTTTTGCGTAAAAAATAACAGAACTAGCACTTTAAGGAGATTATTAGCCCAGCTGCCTTGGTGTGGtcttagttttctgtttgcagcatTAGGGGTAGTGTGTGCTTGTTTGTTAAATAaatgagccccctcccccatctgaGATCATATAACCCATTCTTAATTGCCAGAGAAGTACCAAATTCCTATCTACTTCTGCTGCATGCCCTGACTGTGCCTTATTCTTTTGTCCATCTGTGAtcttttcctccattcccctttgTCCACACTGATATAGATTTCATCCCCTCTGGATGGAGCCAATGCTATGCCTATATGTTATGCTACAGGATGAACGTTGTGCTGGATACTGCCACTTTTCCCATTATATCTCACCCAGTTGCATTCCTCTGGCTTTGATTCATGCAGGTCCTCTATATCCCCAGCATAACTGTTTTGTGTTGTCAAAGGggactcctccctttttcaccagcagaaaagctgcttGGATACAACCCATTGTATTGGTTCTAAATAAATGCTGTGCCATGTGAATCAAAGTGATGGCAAACATACACAAGGAAGCAAGCTCACTGTGGTTATCAGGAATTAAAGAGCAATGGTATAGTGCATAAAATTTGCATCAATCTCATCAATTCTCAGTGATAAATGCCAGGGGGTGGGGAACGAAAGATGAATAAAAGAGTCACCTACCTCCGAGAAAGCACTTTGATTGGGAAAGATTTTGCATTGGTGATTCAGTTTCATTATATGATTTACCTTTAGTAACCTTTGGGATTTCCTTGTCCTCATTCATCATCTCCCTGGTGCCATTAACAATAATTGTGAAATAGCTCATTAAGTTGTTATTTATCTTTCAGAAAGAAGAGAATCGATAATTATATGCATGTCTTAAGAGTCTGAGATTCAGTAAAAAACTAAAATACTTTCCTTGCCATATGTCCCACTGACTAACAtggggtttacttctgagtagacttgcttagattTGATCCCTCCATAGGATATTGAAGCAATGAGACTTTTTCCCCCTGTTTTGGTGCCCTAACCATGGGAAAAGATTGATGAAGTAAAATgaatataatgaagaaaaattgaataggtCAGATGacacttttataaagggaatatcACTAGGGGTGTacattgaaaaaaaatcaatttcagtTATAAATCTGGGGTTTCCAAACAAACTATGTATTGTTATTGCTTTTTTTCTGGATGGGTCATTGCTAGCTTGGATTGTaatcatttgtttttgtttttcattatcgtgagttttggccccattctttgcaatgaaggcttctaggctctttggggcagctgtttttgtactaaATGGCACCAAAGTTGCCCAGAATATAGTACTCCCTCTAAGACATCAATCAACTGAGTTTTCCTTCAGTCACACTACACAGAAACACAACAGAGGACCCTGAAGAAAGTAAGTATCagcaggtgcacactatggcTGGAAACTGGCTGTCAAAGGGTAGtagggcagcagcagtggcagcattaaaaacaaccctGCTTGATGATTGAACAGCCTACTTACATCCTCCTGCTCCACTTTTCCTTATGGTGAGCATAAGGTTGCTCACCATTCAAGTGCCTTGATGGGGATAGGAGACAGTGACCAGTACCTAGGGagcaccacaaaacaaaccaagatgcactctCCAATacatctactcagatgtaagtctcatgttattcaatagtgtttactcccagggaattGTGTTTATAATTTCAGCCAATGACTGAAGCCTGAatattcccccttccaaacatttccaaagccagggagagggagTCCCCTCTTGCAAGGTCCTGACTGGCTGGGAGATACTGCCATTGCCTGAGAAGCGATGACCCTATCCCTAactcttcccaccaacagaggtAATTAAGAGCGCTCTTCCCTTGGGATATGACTGGTGAATGGCATTAAGGAaatcaagattagagatgggcacgatcagcattacgatagaaaaatacccatgataatggtgttcgcgctattgggacccagcggatcggtgccgtccacggcgactgatccagcggtcggggggggggggcttgatcagggcttgatcggggcgattggtatctgatcggggatccagtcactccggcgccagcaatctgtgtttgccctccttctgtcgccctggaaacccgaatagaagcccagcttgccttgatcagcagggcttccttccaaccatggagcagcaacacactcaccaaatgggagaagacagccaggggagggagggggaagggggtgttttgtagccatgggcactccaaacgttttttgcttttttaaaaaatggggctttgtaggaggaatggctgtttttctgtctgtcactctctgtttgtaacctgcttttaaaacactgtattttgtggggaaacctcattcacagctgtgtgtgtgtgtttaaaatatgcttttggaagactggctgcttgcttttaaaatcaggtgtggaggaatggaggattctgtccctgctttttttttaaagctggctgaaacat encodes the following:
- the LOC129338887 gene encoding olfactory receptor 10A4-like isoform X1, with the translated sequence MMNEDKEIPKNQTSVTEFILVGFSNHPELQAPLFIIFLLVYTITLTGNILIILITTIDSALQSPMYFFLRNLSSLEICFNLVIVPKMLVNFLTENKTISYAGCATQMYFFFFFGAAECCLLAAMAYDRYIAICNPLRYPDIMNRRACFHLAGISWFSGFPVSTVQTTWIFSLPFCGPNRVNHFFCDSPPVLELACADTYMFEIEALTATVLFIMFPFLLILLTYIRIITTILRMPSAEGRHKAFSTCSSHLVVVTLFYGTATSTYFRPKSTYSPDMKKILSLSYTVITPMLNPIIYSLRNKEVKGALRRTLGRRIFSYKK
- the LOC129338887 gene encoding olfactory receptor 10A4-like isoform X2 — protein: MEQMIITKENQTSVTEFILVGFSNHPELQAPLFIIFLLVYTITLTGNILIILITTIDSALQSPMYFFLRNLSSLEICFNLVIVPKMLVNFLTENKTISYAGCATQMYFFFFFGAAECCLLAAMAYDRYIAICNPLRYPDIMNRRACFHLAGISWFSGFPVSTVQTTWIFSLPFCGPNRVNHFFCDSPPVLELACADTYMFEIEALTATVLFIMFPFLLILLTYIRIITTILRMPSAEGRHKAFSTCSSHLVVVTLFYGTATSTYFRPKSTYSPDMKKILSLSYTVITPMLNPIIYSLRNKEVKGALRRTLGRRIFSYKK